Within Bacillus sp. E(2018), the genomic segment ACGTTCAAGAGATGCGTGAGCTTTTTAGAAAAACAGATGAATTGGTTTATGAATTTCTAGACAAATTTGAAGGCAATTGGGATCACACAGTAGAAGTGACGTTTAGAAATGGTAGTCAAGCAGACTTTACGGCATTGTGGCTATTTACACACACGATGACTCATGAATTCCATCACAAAGGACAGATTGTGAAGATTGGCAGACAACTAGGAAACGCTCCGCCAGATACAGATCTCATTGAGCCAATGATAAAAAATCCTACAAATCATTAGGGGGTTCCTATCATGAACCGAGCCGAATTCTTAGTCAATGTGTTAGACTCCACGTTTGATAAAGAGAACTGGTACGCTCCGCTCAAACCAGCTATAGAAGGCTTAACAGCTAAGCAAGCGAGCTGGAGACCACCGGGCGAAGCAACAAAATCCATCTGGGAGAACGTCAATCATCTCATTTATTACAAAGAAAGACTTGTTGCCACTTTAGTAGGTGAAGAGTGGACGCGAATGGATGGGAACGACACCTTTTTTATCATTAAACCAACAGAAGAAGATGATGACTGGAATCTTACCATCAATCGCGCAGAAAACGTACACAACAAACTTAAAGAATTACTTACTAAGATGAGTTCTGAAGACTTAAGAGATAATGGGTTAGAAAGTGATCTCATCGATATTTTACTTCATGATGCCTATCATACCGGTCAGATCATGCTGCTAAGAAAAATGCAGGGTTCGTGGCCATCTCATCGTTAAGTATTGAGAGAATATTTTTTGGAGTAAGTACATTTATTTAACTTATAAATGTGCTTATTTTTTTGCGCAACTTTGTAGAAAGGATTGACACAAATGAGAAATAAACATAATATGTAATTAGATATTTAGACATTTATCTAAATATCTAATAATGGGAAATCATCCTGAGGTGACAAGATGTCTCTTAATGAAGCATTTAAAGCACTATCCGACCCAACACGAAGACAGATCTTAACGCTGTTAAAAGAAGATGAACTAACTGCAGGAGAGATCGCATCACATTTTGACATGCAAAAGCCAAGTGTATCTCATCACTTAAAAATCTTAAAACATGCTTCGTTAATCGATGATGAGAGAAGAGGTCAGCATATTTATTATTCTTTAAACACAACGGTGTTTCATGAATTAATGAGCTGGTATTTTACGTTTACAACGAAGGAGGAAAAATGATGAAAAAGTATGGATGGAGTTACCTTCTAATTGCACTTAGTGTCTTGATTGGAGTATTCGCTTATCCCTACCTGCCTGATCAAATGCCGATGCATTGGAACATTAATGGTGAAGTTGATGGGTATTGGGATAAACAATATGCAGCGTTCTTCCCACCACTGTTAATGATCGTTTTGATGGTATTGTTTATCTTTATGCCAAGAATCGATCCGAAGAAAGAGAACTACAAGAAATTTTCTGGAAGTTATACGATTTTTATTACGATCATGAACGTTTTCTTCTTGCTTCTTCAATCTGTGACCATTAGCTATGGTTTAGGTGTTAATATAGACATTTCATTAGTTGTGAATTTAGGAATTGGATTACTTTTTATCGTACTCGGAAATTATTTGCCGCGAATCAAACACAACTACTTTATCGGAGTACGCACTCCATGGACGCTAGCGAACGAAAAGACATGGAGAAAGACACACCAGTTAAGTGGGAAACTCTTTGTAGTTGCAGGACTCATGCTAGTCGCGATATCCTTTTTGCCAGGGATTTATAAATTTACGGGTATGCTTGTTGTGGTTCTTGCCACTGTTCTCATCACAACCATTGCTTCTTATGTTTTTTTCAATCGGTATAAGAATGTAGATAGCAACTAGAGTTAGATTTTAAAGACATCTTCAAGTGAAGGTGTCTTTTTACATGATCTTAACGCATTTAGGGGTACATGCATAGAATAAGCACATATATGTTAGTTCTAAATTGAACGTTAAAGAGGAGAAGAACATGAACGAACCGAATCATAGCATGCATTGTACGTGCGCGTTATTGAAAACACTGAAAACGGAAACTTTAATTTCCATACTATTAAAAAACACATCCGTTCCCATCGTGATAAACTTTCAAAATTATGATGATCGAACAGGATGTGTTTCTGGAATTTTAAGAGATGGCAGAGTATTTGTCACTAATTGTGATTGTATCGCAGGTATATTTCTTAGTCCGGTTCCGCCACTAGCATGCCAAGTGTTAGCGTATGTTACAAATACGGGTGATAACACAGTGTCTGTTATTGATACGGCAACAAATACAACGATTGATACGATATCAGTTGGAGAGTTACCTTTACTTGTGGCGTTAGCGCCTAATGGAAGAAGAGCATATGTAACTAATTTTACTAGCAATACCGTTTCAGTTATTGATACGTTAACTAATACAGTAATTAGAACCATAGATGTTCCTGGAGGTCCTACCGGAGTTGCTGTTACTCCAGACGGAACGACTGTTTACGTCACAAATGCAAATGATGGAACACTTACTGCAATCAGTACAGTCACAAATTCTATAATTAACGTATTTCCCGTAGGAAATGCACCTAGTAATCCAGTAAATATAGCAATTTCTCCTGATAGTCTAACAGCATATGTGACTGATCAAACACAAGGAACACTATCTATTGTTGATCTTGTTACCACCACACAGACAGTTATTACAGTAGGTACTATTCCTCCTGCGGGTGCTTTTGGAGTTGCAATAACTCCTAATGGTGAAGAAGTTTATGTTACAAATAGTTTTGAGGGCTCTGTGTCGGCAGTTGATACAACGACACTAGCTGAAACTCTCATACCGGTAGGAATCGTACCAGGAACAAGTGCTCCTTTAGGAATAGCCATTACTTCAGGTGGAAGCACTGCATATATCGTGAATTTAAGTGATCCATCAATTTCAATCATTGATACAATAACGAAAACTGAAACGACATTACTTACGAGTCCTGATTTAGATCTTCCAGCAAATATCGCGATTACTCCAGATGATAAATTTGCCTATATAACTAACAATAATTTTGGTAGTACTACAGTAGTTGTTCTTGATCTTACAACAAATACATTCACTGGAGAGATCACTGTTGGTCTTGAGCCTTTTGGTATCGCGATCGGTACGGTTTGTCCAAATCAGCTATAATTTGTCACTACAGAAGGCTAAAGCCTGCAGCACAATCGCCACAGGCTTTTACATATTTAACGGACTTTGTAGTCTTGCTGGTGGCAGGTGGTAACCGACTGGAATCTGAAGCAAACTCGTTCTTTCGTGACCCCCTAGTTGGAACAAGCCATCATACCAAAGAACATCGAACCCTAGAACAGGATGACCGTTCATGCTTTGTAGAGAGGAAGCGAGTAGTAGTTTATGAGCTAAGATACCCGTTTCCATATGCTGAATCCGATGTCCTCGATAACCGTACAGTTCCTGGTAGTGGTTGTTGCTGCCGCTAAAATTAAAAGAAAGCGGGATCTGCGCCATGTTCACAAAATCGGAAAGCAGTCCATCTTGTTGAGTCATCCGATAATCTCCGTGTGAGATTTGCTTTATCTCATGAGTAGCATTACACACTTCATACATACCGTCAGAAAGTCCAAATACACCATATGAAGTAAAGCGTAGGGAAACACGGGACGTTAAGAGTGAAAGATCTTGATCAATATCATTTCTATAGTGACTCATTAGAGTAAGGTCATTTAAAAGGTGTGTAAGAGTTTCGAATTGTAGTGGTTTTAATATAAAATCTTGTCCTGGGGAATATCGATCTTTGCATGCTTTTGAGAACGAATGAGTTAAATCGTTGGTTTGCGGTACTTTTAAAAGTGATGAATTATTATTTATAAAACGCTTTTTATTATCAGAAAACGTACTCAATTTACATGCTTGATTCATTTTAAGTAGCATGGGATAAGGACGAATAACCTTTGACTTCATGTAATGTTGATGATGTATGGGCTCAAGCTCTTCACATAGTTTTGCTGAGGTAATTTGAACGTCTTTTATATCCTCAAACCATTTCATTTCGTTGTCTACAGAAAGAGGAAGAACAGCATACACACTTTCCTCAGCCTCATGAATCCCAAGTAGATGGTTGATAGCCTCATCTAAGAATTGATAATAAACACCAGTCTCAAATCCCTTACGCTTTCCGACTTCTAACATCTGACCGAGCAAAAAGCCTGCATCAAGTCCTTGAAGACGGTATGAGAAGTTATGATATTTAAAGAAATTCTTCCAAAAGAAAGTGGATACAAAAACAGCTGCAAAACATTTTGATACATCACAGCGATTTCCTAATGCTTGAATTAAATACTCATCAAAGTTGCCTTCACGCAAACAAATCAACGAATGATGTGCAGCATCGTAATGATAAATGCCAGTGGGTATTTCTTGGAGCTTCAAATACAGATAAACTTCACTCGGATAGAGTGCCCCCCCTGAAGGAACATAGCGGCGATAAGTCATCCACGTTTCCATTAAATCCATGGAAAGAAACGACTCACTCAATTGCGTAATTCCATACGAATACCAAAGAAATTGACTTAGATTGGCTAGAGTTGGATGAGTACTTGGTGAAAGGGTGTCAGAGGGATTTTTGGTTAATTCCACTACAGGCAGATCGGTTGTATACAATTTATAGGGAAGCGGGGCATCTTCCCAGTTCACCTCCCAATCGGGCGGCGTAATCTTAGAAGTCTCGTAATGAAGTTTATATAAAAAATCATCGAGGTTCATCAAAAATGCCCCTTTCTTTTTACAGTTTTACGGAAACGGGTGAGGGTGTGGGTTCAGTTCGTCCGGTGATAACGGTTGTTTCACATATCCAAGCTTCATCGGCACGGTGAGAACACGGTCTAATCCTTGTAATCGTGTGAGATGATGACCAAACGTCATCGGCAGCATGCCAGGTATGATGACTTTTACACAATGCAGACCGTTTCTCTGTAAT encodes:
- a CDS encoding DinB family protein; the encoded protein is MNRAEFLVNVLDSTFDKENWYAPLKPAIEGLTAKQASWRPPGEATKSIWENVNHLIYYKERLVATLVGEEWTRMDGNDTFFIIKPTEEDDDWNLTINRAENVHNKLKELLTKMSSEDLRDNGLESDLIDILLHDAYHTGQIMLLRKMQGSWPSHR
- a CDS encoding SagB family peptide dehydrogenase, yielding MNLDDFLYKLHYETSKITPPDWEVNWEDAPLPYKLYTTDLPVVELTKNPSDTLSPSTHPTLANLSQFLWYSYGITQLSESFLSMDLMETWMTYRRYVPSGGALYPSEVYLYLKLQEIPTGIYHYDAAHHSLICLREGNFDEYLIQALGNRCDVSKCFAAVFVSTFFWKNFFKYHNFSYRLQGLDAGFLLGQMLEVGKRKGFETGVYYQFLDEAINHLLGIHEAEESVYAVLPLSVDNEMKWFEDIKDVQITSAKLCEELEPIHHQHYMKSKVIRPYPMLLKMNQACKLSTFSDNKKRFINNNSSLLKVPQTNDLTHSFSKACKDRYSPGQDFILKPLQFETLTHLLNDLTLMSHYRNDIDQDLSLLTSRVSLRFTSYGVFGLSDGMYEVCNATHEIKQISHGDYRMTQQDGLLSDFVNMAQIPLSFNFSGSNNHYQELYGYRGHRIQHMETGILAHKLLLASSLQSMNGHPVLGFDVLWYDGLFQLGGHERTSLLQIPVGYHLPPARLQSPLNM
- a CDS encoding SdpI family protein; this translates as MMKKYGWSYLLIALSVLIGVFAYPYLPDQMPMHWNINGEVDGYWDKQYAAFFPPLLMIVLMVLFIFMPRIDPKKENYKKFSGSYTIFITIMNVFFLLLQSVTISYGLGVNIDISLVVNLGIGLLFIVLGNYLPRIKHNYFIGVRTPWTLANEKTWRKTHQLSGKLFVVAGLMLVAISFLPGIYKFTGMLVVVLATVLITTIASYVFFNRYKNVDSN
- a CDS encoding DinB family protein, whose product is MNLFRTQYDWVRSTRETLFQYCEALDSADYEKKLEGFSGESILSLHAHVAGCYQGWLGDRALGKTLPEITPESIHNVQEMRELFRKTDELVYEFLDKFEGNWDHTVEVTFRNGSQADFTALWLFTHTMTHEFHHKGQIVKIGRQLGNAPPDTDLIEPMIKNPTNH
- a CDS encoding YncE family protein; this encodes MNEPNHSMHCTCALLKTLKTETLISILLKNTSVPIVINFQNYDDRTGCVSGILRDGRVFVTNCDCIAGIFLSPVPPLACQVLAYVTNTGDNTVSVIDTATNTTIDTISVGELPLLVALAPNGRRAYVTNFTSNTVSVIDTLTNTVIRTIDVPGGPTGVAVTPDGTTVYVTNANDGTLTAISTVTNSIINVFPVGNAPSNPVNIAISPDSLTAYVTDQTQGTLSIVDLVTTTQTVITVGTIPPAGAFGVAITPNGEEVYVTNSFEGSVSAVDTTTLAETLIPVGIVPGTSAPLGIAITSGGSTAYIVNLSDPSISIIDTITKTETTLLTSPDLDLPANIAITPDDKFAYITNNNFGSTTVVVLDLTTNTFTGEITVGLEPFGIAIGTVCPNQL
- a CDS encoding autorepressor SdpR family transcription factor; the protein is MSLNEAFKALSDPTRRQILTLLKEDELTAGEIASHFDMQKPSVSHHLKILKHASLIDDERRGQHIYYSLNTTVFHELMSWYFTFTTKEEK